One Oscarella lobularis chromosome 18, ooOscLobu1.1, whole genome shotgun sequence genomic window, TCGGCGTCAAATAGTCGCGTCtcagcgcgacgtcgtcgtcgtagccgaATTTTCTCAGCACCGTCCACGTGGTCTCGTGTCGTCCGCGCTGAACGAAGACCTTGTGGAGATGAACGAAGCCGACGCAGGTGATTttgccggcgacgaaacCGTCGGGGCAATTCTGTTGAATCACCGATTTTAGATTGGTTAATTCGGTTTGATTGAGTTCGGAGCGGAAGCACGTCTTCTGAAAGCGAttgatttcgacgtcgtcgaggagaCCGTCCTTGTCGTGATCGCATATGGCGAAGATGCGGCGGAGAGCTCGCGTGCATCGATTGGTGAGttcgccggcgtcggcggcgtagAGAGGCGCGGCGGGATGGAGAACGGCTTTCTGGGCGAAGTAGAACATTTCGGAGACgtttcgaagcgttttcgcCGAGCATTCGACGCACGTTTCCACTTGGGGATACGTTTCCATGAGATGGAGAATTCCGTCGATGGACGAGCTTTGCTGTAAGTCGTCCTTATTTCCAACGAGAATAATGGGCTTCTTTTCatctaaattaaattaaattaaatagattaaataatatttatcaattatttttaattaattaataccggTTTCTTTGTTGACGAAGGGAAGCCAGTGGGTTGCTAAGCGATCACGACTTTCTTccgaagtgacgtcataaactaTGCAGACGACGTTGGCGCGCACGAGCTCGTCCTTGAGCATGGAACTCGTCTGTTCGCGCGATGAATAGTCGACGATTGACGTCGGAACTTTTTCGGGCGTGACGTCGGCTGGAATTGTGATTTCTTCGGCTCGCGCCGGTACTCGATCGGGAAATTGTTCGCTGACGAGCGCGAGGATgagcgacgtctttccggagtcgccgtcgcccgtCAGAAGAATACGCACGCGACGTTCTACTGGTTCGCTTGCCATCGATACGGGAGATCGCGGAGGATTGGGCGTGAcagtcgacgtcatcttctgCCAGCTGAGTCAGCGCGCGAGTTTCTCCGCTCTTTGAGGCTTTCTGGCGGCGTTTAAAGCAACGATAAGTAAGATTAAGAATGACTACGTCTGTTTCGATGTTTTAGACTTCTCTTTCACAGACTTTCGGACGATTGAGGCCCCATTTTGGGACGCGTCTGTATTTCGACCACCGCTGTTCGTCTAAGTGCTTTTTTCTCACTCGCTTCAATTTAACAGGACAATGCAAACTCGAAGGTAAGAAGTCATCGCGGCTTTCGCGTTTTTTGGGGCTCCCTTTTGGGGGAATCGTCAGTCGCGCTCCGCCAATCACGAACACGTGCACACGATACGTCATTGGCTCGCGCGAAGTGGTGATTGGGTTGACGATTTACTCGCGTGATACCCCTATTCGTTTATTGCAATTGTCAATAAAGGAACTAAATCGATTCATGCAGTTAAGGCGGTGCTCTGATTCCAGGGGGTTTtcttcgcgatttttctctgtccttttctttcttctgacCTTCTATTTTTCTTAGGGCGAAGGCAAGAAAGTAGGCCACTTGCGTGAAGTGTCAGCAAACTCTTCTCCTGAGCCGATTGGGTTCTCTTTTGACAACGTCTCTACAGATAAACAAGACTCTCAGAGACTGCTTCTCTTTTTATTGTCAAGGTATTATTTATCAATTCTCCTCGTATCAGttgttttgtcgtgtagTAGTTCCTgcaatccgacgaggcagacgaagccatccctctgtggccaagagcgataaataggccatacctctgcagaggctctagagttgcctccccgcgtaaggctgagcactggcgggtaaatcagtgacgccccttggaattgcacctgcgagtggcagctgggatgtcagtccactcgcaggtgcaattccaaggggcgtcactgatttacccgccagtgctcagccttacgcggggaggcaactctatagcctctgcagaggtagggcctatttatcgctcttggccacagagggatggctgcgtctgcctcgtcggattgcAGGAACTActacacgacaaaacaaCTGATACGAGGAGAATTGATAAATGATACCTTGACAATAGAAAGGTGTGTGCAGCAGCCTCACTCTTAGAGTTTCTTGATCTGTAGAGACGTCGTCCAAAAGAGAACTTAGGAGTAGGAATTGAGCAGAGGAAATGACTTAGATAAGCtctgttcgtttttttgtgtgtcCAACATTATATGCTTCAAATAAAGATGAGTATATCCGAAAAGAATCGTTtcaatctaaaagaaaccAAAAATGGAACTCAGGCGCGGTGAATTGAGAGAAATGACTATCACGTTCCGGCACGTGAGACTGGATGACGCTCAAAAGGGACCCCCCAAGTTTAAAAACGAGTAGCGGGAGCCGAAACCGTTGCTGCAAGTAGCAAGAAAGCGAGATAGTTGCATCGAATCACTTCGACGTCTAAATTACGCGATCTCCGTCGCGAATCATTGGCGAAAAGCTTCCCGAGAGAACAAGGACCCCGTGTTGCCCTCTTAGGCCACCCAACAAACCTGGGGAAGAGCTTAGAGACGAGGAAAACAGCGAGAAACGCAGAAGAGcattcgaattcgaacgacgacgattcttgCGCAAGAAAGTGACGTACCTACAGAGCCCGTACATTAACGCGCGCaggcaaaattaattagaaaaaaagaacaactCCCACGATTTACCGTTACCAAcgtaaatgaaaaattatTCGTCTCTTATACCCAAATTATAGTTAACCTTATCTCCTTATAGAAACCAGTTGACACAAGGACAGAACTCAGAGGGGAGAGAGTACTGCTTATTCATTGGTCACAAAACGTATCACTCTCCCCACTAACCTTTCTCGAACTCGGAGccacagacgacgacggtgtcTCGTCCTCGCCAGTCAGCGAGTCGACGTCCAGGTGTTGATATTGATCGCTGCGTAAACTGCTGAGAGACGTGAATTGGCTGCCCGGCTGAAGACCAAGagctggaaaaaaaaacatataATTTGAGTAccaaatttattatttaaaaataCTCACATAGTGCTAATGATCTCGCCGCGCCGTCTACTTCCTCTAATTCCGCGTGAATGACGTCCTCTTCGGCTCCGTCGCCCATGTCTCTTCCTTTCAGCTCGCTTTCGATGATTTTCTCGCGAAGTTTCTTTGCCTGTCGACTCTCGTGAATTTCCTGACTGATCATCTCCAAGTTCTCCAACGCTTGACTGTACTTTGCCTTGGCCGCCTTTATCTGACCCATCAGCGACATGATCTGCTTTCTAAATGCCTAAGTACAAAAATATATTCGAGCATACACGTACATCTATAGCTGTATATACATACCTCTGCTTTGTGATGATGTCTTGCTCTTGCCTCATAAAACGGtctttaataaattaataataaaattaataataaaattgGCTTTTCTAATTTTCCCCCCCTCACGTCGATTTATTAATGGATCCTCTGAACTTTGACAGTAGCGTTGCCACGCAACGTCTCGCCTCCTCATATTGCAGAGCAGTCTTTTGATATTCGACGctacttttttctctcgcccTCTCAGCCTCTAAAACCTAAGACATCCAAAACATAtatagtatttatttatttatttacttatttatttattttttcttactcttATTGTTGCCTGATTGAGTGTGTCTTGCCACGCCTGATTGAATACGGgtttttctccgtctttgACTGTCAGCATCTCCTTCTCTGCTATCGATACCGTctttttcgccgctttcAGATGGTCCGATGCCTTTTCGAATGCGATTGCTGCGCGCTGATTGTCGATGTGGGCCTGCGTTTTAGCGTCACGTGATTGGGTCCCCCGTCGAGGAAACGCTTGCCTTTTTCGCTCGGACGCGCGCTTCGAAGTACGGCGCACTTTTCTCTATTGATTTgccgaatttcttcttccacgCCTGGCACTGTTGACTGAATTCGCCCAAAGCGAGCCGGTTCGCTTGTCGCACTTCCTAaagaacgacgtcacgtgattttaCACGTGTCGAATGCTGCTCCGTTTTTCCTTACGTCCTGCTCCTTTTCTAGCCGATTTATTTCGTCTGACGCATAATTTAATAGATCGAGATTCTCCTGCCGAACGATCGCGTACAGATTAGCTCGATTTGTCGGCGATTTCGCCGGTCTACCTTGATGCGGGGATCCaattcttcgtcctcttcgtcttgcggagcgtcgtcgatcgtctcgacgtcTGCATTAGTCGATGACATGTCAGTTTCGCTCAtcgtcgcattttttctccaAGAAAACGCGAGTGATACAGCGAGAGGCGTTTGAACGCAGTGCGCTATACACCTAGCGTACGCAGTGCGCACCCACCCACTCTCTGAACAATGGCACAAGGAGCTCAGGGAGCACAGGGTCCACAGGGTCCAGCAGGTCAAGCGTTGCTACCAGCCAATCCACCGTGGACAACGCGAGTACACGAAGCCG contains:
- the LOC136198095 gene encoding SH3 domain-binding protein 5-like; the encoded protein is MSETDMSSTNADVETIDDAPQDEEDEELDPRIKENLDLLNYASDEINRLEKEQDEVRQANRLALGEFSQQCQAWKKKFGKSIEKSAPYFEARVRAKKAHIDNQRAAIAFEKASDHLKAAKKTVSIAEKEMLTVKDGEKPVFNQAWQDTLNQATIRVLEAERAREKSSVEYQKTALQYEEARRCVATLLSKFRGSINKSTPFYEARARHHHKAEAFRKQIMSLMGQIKAAKAKYSQALENLEMISQEIHESRQAKKLREKIIESELKGRDMGDGAEEDVIHAELEEVDGAARSLALSLGLQPGSQFTSLSSLRSDQYQHLDVDSLTGEDETPSSSVAPSSRKVSGESDTFCDQ